A window of Plodia interpunctella isolate USDA-ARS_2022_Savannah chromosome 3, ilPloInte3.2, whole genome shotgun sequence genomic DNA:
GAATCCatgaatgagagagagatttaCACTGAGTAGGTAAACGCCTAAGTAGAACACTAGACTTTACCAGGTAAAGTTTAGTGTTCTACTTAGGCACCTACTCTAATTGTGATACCAACATTTGGGTACATAGGTAGAGTTTAGATTGAGCGGTATATTCAcgatatttacatatttttttccttgaGAAGCATATGTTACCCAATGGGAAAAATGGCaactatttttcataaaattattattatatttctttatataactatattcatatatttatttatataactatattttaataactgtaAAGGATACTTACCTAATGATctgcaatgaatttgaaaaaaattcgcttttactttttttaataatgttgattgaataaataaaatataataaatatatacattacaagctacattgtaatgtatttaattatttacttgtaataaatttattccacAGAGATGTTCGATTGAATAATCCAACATCAAGCCTCCCTTATTACTGTGGTTTTGAGGcatattaggtacctaagtacacgaaaattttattttttgtgagcTGAGCAAAATTGGTTGGTGACACCAAatcaatttatgtttttagcCGTCCCTCCACCCCTCTTCGTAACcttatttttcataacatattataatacattgttttttattgtttcagaGACCGGAAAATATTGAGACTCCGTTGTCTGCCCCGCGCGACACGAAACACAGCATCTACGCTATGAATGAtcaggtatatatttatatgtataagtactGATTTCAACCAATTCTGAAAACCTAGTTCGTGGAATTTACCAAGTAGTTACCTGGTtagattatttacataataatttagatcTATGGTTGCACACCTATACGTTACGTTacattttcacattattttcaataaatttgttttgataaaaattaaagcacagttaaaaaaatatttttgagtagagaacatggaattagtaagtacgacggagtacctactacatTCCATGGTAGAGATAACTTCCTATCGTGGCCAGAGAGAGGGCCATAGTGAATACAAGGTGAAAAGGCACGGCATGTAACCGTAGCCCtaaattaatagttaaataatattaaataatttattttccctatgtagttatgtgttcaaccttatatttatttacacttaccaaaatttcatttttatttttttatgtaggtaaatagttattttattcaaaatgagTATTCCATTAGATATTGTTAGATTTTGAGTAAGAACACACTCAATAAAATCCAAATTAgtgtaggtatttttagagttccgtaCCTTAAAAGGTGAAAACGGAAACCGTGTTAATggtaaaaaagaataatttgtttttccgTTTGTCCGTCTATATATCTGTAAAACCTATTTCTCAAAAACGCGTGGAGTTATAAGAGTTCAAATTTGTAGGTATGAAGTCTCTTTTAGCTGTAAAAAAGATCAAAagattaactatttttttacggATTTATGATGAACCTATATTAGGACAGGGAAGGTACGAGTAGGTACTTCCCGTTGacctagaataaataaataaataaatatattaggacaattcACACATGATGAAATTTGCTTCAGTTTGGCAACGAGTTTCTCTAGTCTTCAAGTGTTAGGTGCATTCAGAGCTGCAACGCTGCGAACTTTGAATATCTGGATATAGTTTTACAACTGGCCGCCTGCCTGCAACCCTCATTGGGATTGTTgttattgcctatcagctgccatatgtcccttaatcgcctcttAGGACATCCACTGAAGGATGAGGTATGTAATggagtaaaaaatgtaaaggaGGTATGTAATGGTTCATTAGAGGGCAGAAATACACGGTTCAAAGAAATTATACTATAAGGGCTTACCTACAATTCAGATAAAGGAAAAAAGCCGAAAAAAGCAAATGCGATGAGTACATAacgttaaaagaaaattttacggAACCTTCGGTGCGCTAGCTAAACTACCACTtgaccgtttttttttcttccatGTCTATATGCCGAATATCGGAGGGcctttctatttaaaaaatcaacaactCTGATTTTCTTTCAGACATTTCATACTCCTTCATTTGGCGACGAAGAATTTGACATTCCATTGATGCATGGACAGCATGCGACTCCAGTTCCAGTTCAGAACAGTCACAATCCGTACACCCAGTTGCATCATTCTGCGCCACAGGTtagttaagtacctacttaaattgtACCTTTATCAGAATATAGAAAATTCTCTTGAAGGACCAAGACCCGACTCCCTCTTACTACTACTACACTCATGCGATCATGTCAGGTCTAAACGGATGCACACGAATTAACTTAATCTTAAATCCGGTATGAAAAGACAAACCTAGTTAAAGATAGCACGATACACCCAGGTGTTACCAACGAAGTCCGGCTCCAAATAGGTGTAAGGAACTGAGACCGGCTGCACCTAGCTAGCCAGAGTACTTTGGACTTTAgcatataacatttttggCATATAACGTACAACATTTCTATCTATAAAGAGTAAAACACGGATTTTAACGAACTACagtttttgtttgtgttgCAATACTGTTAATATGTACAACATTTCTAAGTtgatgaaaatgtttattttacaatactgTATTCATCTTTTCCTtctgtaagcattcgtttgtgaaataTACAACAGTATTGCATATTCGGGTGCAAAAATATTGGGAAACATCGTTttccaaaagataaaaaacttcgaaaactatgggaaaCCGCCACATGCTGAAAAATTTTCGATCCAGTAAATGGTCAAAAATatgctcggaacacttcacacctgacgacttatgaaaatatggaCTCACCATACAGGTAAGGCTTTCagtcaaatattcaaaatcaagtttattagTTACCACAGTGGActaaataatgcagaacataatctaaaattgtgttattattttcaggaccaGTTAACCGCCCTTCAGTTTTCTCACAACACTGTTGTTGAAAAAAACTAATGCTCACATATGGAAAAGATGAATAAAGtactgtaaaataaacgttttcatCAACTTAGGACAAGGCGGcaatgcttttgtttaccAACCATACAGTGCTGCACTCTAGCGGGATAAAtgcgcagtaatactccctattccaTGGGCTGGCTACACTTGGTGTTTATCAatcaatcttgaccattctatttggtattgcgatagcaaaaataattttaaaataattcaaattttcttcATATATTTAGAGGGCCCTGCGCGCATATGTGGTTTTCTTCACTTTTATTGACAGACATATAGGATTGTAAGGATTGTAGgtgactttaaaaaataaaatattgttatgattttcaatcaaaaactatttatcaTGCGTGCgagataatttatataaatataatcaatatctattgaactatatatatattccattttattaaaaactatatataaattacatacttattcCCACAAAAaaaggttactttttattctacTTCTAGCCATTTTTAGGTAGACAGGTACCCTTTATAGGAAAGAGCAAAGAAAAGATACAGGGAGGGAAGGAGCCGGCTGACAATGGCATGGCAACACTGCAACTgcaactttgttttgtttgtttagtttttattgcagatgaattttacttttttgtacaatacTTATCTAATTAAtcaatcataattaattaaaattattcttatacaataaacaatagatagagtataatttatttaccattttacatatttttgacgAATTTCTCATGATTGTGAAACTTGCAAACTTTTTGTTGCCGTTCTTGTCATCATGCATGTCATCACTCGCTCGCTGAATCCCTATATTGCATGCATGCCTTGAAATGCCTGCTTTAAACAAACAAGAAGTTACGTAGGTAgtgattttgtatgaattatGCATCCTAAAAAAATGGATACATAGTGTTCATAAAAACTTGACAATAAATAGGTTAGTTGATGTTCATAtagcattatttatttatttcctacaTATATTCTTCCCACGTTTACATTTTttcgataatataaatatgtataaccccaatgaaataataaaactataattgtttacattttgataGGTTGGAATGATGAATCCAGCTCAAGATGGGCTGGCGCCGCCTGGTGGTGCCCCTTCTTATCAACAACCCCTGTACTTGCAAGAACCTCATACACCTGTTACTACACATAGGTATGTGAATTCATTTTTCccacacatttatttttttaatgaaaccccaccaaaatatttttgtaaagataTTGATGGAGTTTAACCCACAGTTTCTCAACATagtttaaagaaagaaaaaaatgctttattgggcaaaaaaattaaagttacagtttttacatttgttatatatagtaCAAGATCATTGTGTTTTCAATTAACATTGTTTACCTCTAGTGGAGCGGGTGCCCCTGCGGGCAACTATATAATTCAGCAGCAGCCTGGTGGTCAGCAGAGACTACTGATGATGCAGCCCACACAGGTTATGAGCGGACCACCTACACCCAGTACGCCCACTCAGCTGTCGGGACCTGTGTATGGTTCCCCACAAAGAGCATCTCCACCAGGCACAACAAGTGATGACTCTGATGATAGTGTACCTTCACATCATTCTCAGGTAAGGCATACACTCAAATCAAACTTTACtgtaattgtatatttgtgacataaatattgcattctacttttattatatttatgcataAGTAGTAGTGTAGTTTCACCTGCCTTTTTTATGAATCAGATGGAATTTGAAACTAATCAATTTCATCACTAATGGCACACTAATAATTGAACACCTCttaacaaagttttattttattgataatatgCAAATGCTACTTGCTTTATATGttgcttatattattatagactatttatattttatttgataagattctgtaaaaaatatttttacagaattttatgaaataataatgacaaatgcaactaaaattattttattatcattatttatttatattttccaaatgttacaaatcagactaatgtataatattcttGCATGCAATTCACATTAGTTTTCAAATTATGCTAGATAAccataaattttaactttagcataattatatgtcataaattttagCCATAATGTCATTTGTTACTTTGGCAATGTTCTCTATCTACTTCGATTTGTAATCACCTAAAATATAGTTCATTGGCTTCTCAATTCtgttagtaaattataactCAAATCAGTAGAACTATGAAAAATCTAATGAATTGGTTGTTTGTTGGTAGTTGCCTGGTGATGCGGAAAGCCTTCTGCCTATCCATTATTGCTCAGCGAGCCGGCAGCAACAAACTACGCTTCATCAGGTATAGGCAAATTTTATCTGTATGTTTCTATTTGCCAATGAACTATATTTGCTGTGGCttagtcaaaattatattattgttgcaTAAAGAAAACTTCTCATAtcttttcttaaataatattttaggtatCTACCTAATATTactttgtaacaaatattattaatttcacacAGATGGGTGTGAGCAGTATTGGAGTTAAGAGGTCATCACCTGAACCCATGGATAATGGCATTAATCGTGGTCAGATGCAGAAGAAACCTAAAGTtcagaagaaaaagaaaaagagagaTCCTAATGAACCTCAAAAGTAAAAtgctctttttatttataaattaaaatactttataaccACCACCAATAAACTCACTATGTAGCTGAACAAGGTCTTCAAGTTTCGCGGTTCTGTCTAAGCCCATGTGGGATAAAAACTTGATACTATctacaaaattacttaatacacaataaaacatttagaCTGATGTTTTAAAagctaaatattaaataaacattctgcaatcaatcaatcactATACTATTGTTTATGTTTGAATTACTATTTGTTCATGCTCTATATTATTCCGTATTTCGCTTTCTATTCACAGACCTGTTTCTGCATATGCTTTGTTCTTCCGAGATACCCAAGCAGCAATCAAAGGACAAAACCCTAATGCAAGTTTTGGAGAAGTTTCTAAAATTGTTGCTTCAATGTGGGATGGGCTGGACTCTGAACACAAAAGtgtgagtttttattttatttacgtatagtaattaaaaatgtattggtCACAATgcaacttttatattatttttgaattcacaggtatataaacaaaaaactgaAGTGGCTAAGAAAGAGTACCTCAAAGCATTAGCAGCCTACAGAGCCAGCTTAGTATCAAAGGTAAATTCAGATTTAGTTCAAACTCAAACTTACCTggctgcacactagcgccactatcacatttctataaatatctcttatttattacctaaaaatattttaacagattctGCTACACTCTATTACGGATTTGATtacaaagtattatagttCTCCATTGTAACAACATGTAATCACAAATTTGGCGTCCACTAAACCAACTATGTCAATtagaatacaatattattttcttgtaaaaacattacaacaaTTATCTAATGTAGTTTATCATGGAGATTTCCTCATGTGGTAAACTCTGGTGGTGGCCCTGTCTTAactaatcccaactaatattataaatgcaaaagtaagtttgttgttaccttttcacgtattatctactggaccgattgttatgaaatttggtatatgggtaggaaataacctggaataacacttaaggtactttttatcccgaaattcccacgggagcgcaGCTAGAATTGTATAATTCTTTTGTCTATACAACCTTAAGCGCGGGATACATTCGCGCAGAGTAAATTAACTATACATATACTCATAACTTCCTCAGGTATTTTGTAcactatttgtttttatcgGTGAAAATCATTCAAAATCCGGCCGGTatgtagttttcgagtttatcgcgttaaTATAGACAGATAAAcgcgaaaataaaatttctttttataattcgtAAATACAAGGTAAAATTGGACTCGGTTcgatttgaaatgtttttttctccTGGCAACACTGAACACACgtcaatttgtaatttttattgacattgacattttgCAATGGTATGGCGACGGCGACTGGCGTTTCTTTATTTACTACCTCCGAGCTTTCTTTTGCGAGAgcttttaaatcatttatagaATAGTTTACGTACTTTAACGTAAAATATAGCACTtgaaacttattatatatctttattaattcAAAGAATCTGTTTATTAAGGATAAGCTTATGTTAAACAAAAAGCTCATATTTGAAAACTTggttataacaatattatttcgcAAGCGTTGCCAACGAAAGTAgattatctaatttattgcGTCTTCTATAGTACCGccttttaggtaggtacctacatattattgTGTTCATCATGTGTTTTATGTAATTACGGCATATGTCTAGagttaagttttgtttttgttgtgtgtgttcaGGGAGGTGAACAAGAACCCCAAACCATGTACAATCACACCAATAGTGCCAACCCCAATTACGGCAATTATTACCAAGGCCAGACATACGGAAATGGTCATTCCCCACAAGGTTATGTGCCAAGCCAAGCTCCGCAAGGTTACTCCCCACAGAACTACAATGGCGGTCAACAGCAACCTGGGTACCAAGGACCGACGGCTCCATATCCTCCTAATCCTCAACAATCTCCACAAAGTTACCAAGGCAGCATAGCACACACTCCTCAGACATATCAGGTAACTATTTTTAACTGTGCCCCTggactttaattttaaaataaacaaaaagtacAACAAACTATCTCATTTTCACACACACAATCAtacttatttcataatattggTAGCATATTGTTGTGAAGTTATATGTTGATTGGTACTGCTATTAAGACTGTTTATCTTctgttttgtttatcttttattttgagaaattatgATCATTTTACTCAACCAGCCTTTAAGAAATTTCTTATGCATcagtaaacaaacaaaatcattTGAGTGGTTTAGGATTTAAAACCAAAAAACTGGTGGATGCtggctttgttttttaatgatttagaagaaaaaaaaaatatcatattgctCATGAAGGAGCTAATAAGTGATTTTGCCATACAGGGTGTTCCTGGTCAGTCTCCACAGGGCTATCAAGTGAATCCAGCTGCTTCCCCTCAGGCCTGTCAATCCAACATGGGTCAATCCCCAAGAAGTTACCAGCCTGCACAGTCACCATCAAACTATACTGCTAGCTCTGGAATGTCTCCGCCTGGGTACAGACAGGTCCAATCACAATCTCCTCCAATGGGTTCTGTTCATGCAGCTATGCAGTACCATCATTCTCAGCAGGTAATTTCATTTTCTCATAGTAGTATGTGGTAGTTACTTTTGTGGTATATATATCTTACTAGCTttcgcccgtgtgaatttcaGCTAAGgaatcaaagtaaaatttcagttattcttttattgcGTATTctgatacaatttatttatgactatTGTTCaaatcagtatttttttctcatctttagctCAATTCCCATTTCctgcaatttttaaaatgtaattccaGTGCTTTTCGTGTCAGAATGGCTTCTACACCACTTTATCGCAGATGATGGcatattaaaatctttttttatgacaCAATTACCCATTATTATCGCACGATTAACACTTCTCGCGTTACTACCGCACGCTTGAAGAGCCACAGTGAACTGGCGCGGAAGCGCGGTTACAATAGCACGACACCCACCGCGGTGACTATACCATGGAACCAGTTTTTTTTgcgttgttaaaatttaattagaatcaatatatataataattattgctAATTAATTCTAATGAATTACAGCAAATGCAACAAACTCACCAACAAATGCAAGCTCATCAAGTACAGCAGtatcaacaacaacaacagcagcagcagcagcaacAACAACAGCAGCAACAACAACAGCAGCAGCAGCAACAACAGCAACAGCAGCAGCAACAACAACAGCAGCAGcagcaacaacaacaacagcaACATCAATCTCAAAATCATATTCAAAAAAATGATCAGCACTCTCCTAATAGCAATGGCACAGGAATGCCTCAACAATCACCAGATGTAAGCAATAattctatatataaacatcataATCAAgattataaaatctaacaaCTGTCAATAGTACTGGAacgaagtatatatataattcctTTGCTTTGCTGCTAATACACCACTCTCCCATAAATATTGTTGCCTCAAAcaaataacaatgtttttatttacagcaaaATGAAAATCGAAGTACACCATCATGCATTCGTCAGGGATGCACCAATCCGGCCATAGCTAATAGTGAATGGGAAGATGAATACTGCTCCAACGAGTGTGTTGTTAGCCACTGCaggtaaaacaattttaaatgtacctCGAATATTGATCCACCAGCTCACATAAGGAATGCTAGATTGTGTTATACTACCAAACAAACATGCAGTCCATATAAGTAAGTGGTAACCACAGCCAAAACCAGGGAGTGTCACATGTGGCttgcatacattttttgtctAGGTTCTTTTGCtacagtaccctgtaattatGCTGCCTCTCTCAACCTTTAAACCGGAACACAATCATACAAGCACACTGGTGCTGGCGGCAGAAatagatgagagtgaggtacctatacatacaacCTTTGTGCCGAGCTACCTCTAAAGAATAGatataggtacaatttttctttatatatgttactggCTAAATCCGATTTtaggataaactagttttgcctAGGCCAAACTAATTCTTCCTACTTGCGATAGGATAAACTGGTTTAGCCTAGGCTATACTAGTTCATCCTATCGCATGTAGGAAAAATGAGTTTATCCTAGGCCAAACTAGTTTCTcctgatagaaataaacacactCAGCTTAAACAGGAATAACCtagtgtaaattaatttagcctAGTCCAACAagcttaattaataataaatagtattttattaaatttacctatttattttgtctttgagGATAGCCTAGTTTAGCCCAGGCTAAACTGGTTTATCCTATCGGGCTTAGGATGAACTGGTTTAACCTAGGTTATACCAGTTTATCCTATCGCATGTATAGTAGAACCGCCTAAATGAGTCCTCGCCCGCGGAGTACAAGGGGCGCGGGGGTACGACGACGAAGGGGAACGAAAGAGGTGCGGGCGGCGGTCGAGCGTAGCGTGTAATACAAGAGGCGAAATGTTACTGGACATTTCTTGAGATATGTGAAGTCATAGTGGTTAGCGGCAAACAggtgaagatttttattaaaaaattaataatggctatacaaaatttgaatgaaacaactGTAAACTATACAACGTGTTCCTTTTGTTATCCCATATCTCCATGGTATCAACGAGACCACGTACATGAATTAAATAGCATAAGCATTTTtcgattattgttattttcaaatttttatttttcatacaaaacaattcgataaaaatgtgattttatgatatataggtatgatatgtaggtaaaaaaaaggtaataaagttatgtatgtaatatttatttatgcaaaatttatcaaaattataaatcaatcactTATGTCCATAATATCAGTATCACTGGAACTTGATTCTTCACTTTCGAAACAGCCATCATCAGAATCATCAGAATCGTCTtgcacattaataataaaatcaacaacttCATCTAGTGCTCCATCATGTTTGCAATATTCGTCTTCGATTTTAATCACGTGTTTAACACAATTCTCCCATTTCTCTTTGGGATATTCAGCAAATAATCTctctaatatttcttttttctggtCCAAATTAGAGTCGATACTTTTTTGTGCTAATTGTCCTTTGATATCACCCCAGACCAACTCAATGGGGTTCAGGTCTGGGTGATATGGAGGCAAACGCAATACTTCGTGTCCGTTTCTTTTCAATACCTGACTATTAATTCTATGTCCGAAAACATTTCGACTCATCTTGAGAATGTAATCTCATGTATAACTTTCACAAGGCGTCCGCAACTGTCAACACGTGTGATCGCTAACCGCGTAGCGAGCGAACTGAGTTTTTACAAGAATGCGCCCGCCGCCCGCACCTCTCTCGGTCCCCTTTGTCGTCGTACCCCCGCGCCCCTTGTACTCCGCGGGCGAGGACTCATTTAGGCGGTTCTACTATAGGCGAAATGTAagcaaaactagtttatcctggAATCGGGTTTGGCCGGTAACATATATACCACTATGTTCTAAGGAATggtcatttataattttccacAATAGTTGggttctgaaaaataaaaaaaatcaacgaTTATGTCCTTTTTGGGCAAGAGTAAATTTGTATCCACTTTTGTTtggtaaatttttaaacacattttttttcccCAGAGATGTCTTCAGTTCCTGGGTAGCTTCGAATAGTAACAACCAGATTCAAAACTTTTCTGCagtaaaataagattttttgtacatatcaatgtaataataaaatttttcttatgattaagaataaaaatgaaatatgcaTTGTATgataatagttattattatatatagtgcATTAGTTACGTTACTCTGTTATGGTTATTTATGAATTCATTGTTATAATCTTGTAGATCCTTGATATATTTATCTCCCTTGTAATACATAGTTCTTATGCAAATTTCTTCCATTTTATGAAAAGGAGgcaaataatttagaaaaaaatattttacataggagttgtttgttgttataacaaaaaaacattaataatatttttaagtaacacTTAAGGAATTGTAGTTGCATTTAATTTCATGCCAATTGacattaaataacttttaaaattacttggATATTAGTTGggtgtatataattattatttgttccTAATTAGTAATAGTTGCTTATTACTTATGTACACTTCAGATTAcatattgcaataaattaacttttaatcgTATAACGAACTAATtagttcataataaaattagggGTATCATTGAAATGTTGAACCAATAAGTtgcaagttaatttattaaaagctgGCATTCAATAGTCGATTGTAGTAGAGATTGGCATAGCAATAACTCATAAATATTTGctttgacaaaatatatttaggatttcttaattgatttatataatgGCTGTATGTATGGCAATAAATGTtcatacttttacttttcaaaattcaaaattcgattagatatttagttatattttagacTATTTAATATCCTACACACTTAACATATTAGTGATATTAGTAACATTAGTGTCAACTACACGTGTACATTTTCTGTCTCATCGAGCAATATAATTggtacttgttttttttagacTAGATATTAGCTGgaccaaaattttttttgtacttgaaacgaaataaaatctattttaagatacaaatcataattttattgtaaattcattgattaactatgtaaataaatacacgcAATAATAGATTTAGGTAGAGTAGTAGAAGAAAATACGTGAAACTGAAGTTTGatttcatgttatttattttatagtattttaggTCATTATTACATGATcgtaaataagtactttataatgtacatttaacggtgtataaaatataattagaacaatgatttcattaaatttcttaAACAGTATCAATGTGCttcattgttaattttatatcgtctttataataattaaagcgCAGGTGATTCCCTCTGTAAGTAGGTTACCCGAACTAGTGCAACTTTTATATAGGTAGCACAGTTCGGTTTGCAAAAATCACCGGTTTTCGTAAACTCTTAGCAGCTGTACAAGGGATTTATAGACTTCGTCATATCTTTAGTTTCGCTCATACAGGAAAGAGAGATACAAGAAGCGTATACATGtattgaaatagaaattaccatagatttaataagtaggtacttcgggagtatctactaatagggcatattacgcaaagctcaaattcaaaattcaaattcaaaaatttttggtcgtaaatctgtaacaatattgaaaattggcgcttttatgttaatacctacttatatacaCAGCctcattagtatttttataaactattttattacgtcTAGCACtcaaataaaacgaattacTGCGAATAcattgttcttattatttattaaatatggtTGACCTATCTACGCGTACGAAATCTCTAACAAATTGATAGCAGAGCGTAGTTGtgatataagaaataaaaaattgcatcTACTATAAGTTATCGCAAAATTGAACCGTTGACCAAGTCAAATTATGATACTTGGTGCCTGCAAGCGCAAGCGGTCCTGATTAAACATGACTATTGGGATATCGTAAGCGTAAAGATAATTGCTGTCTGGATAGTGGATGTTCATCTCACATGTGTTgtgataaaacaatgttttccACCATGAACCCACAAAATGGTAGCCTGAAGGTGGCATCGAACAAATACACAAGTCAAATTCTAGATAAAGGCATTATTACGGTCAGTTCAGAAAAA
This region includes:
- the LOC128683561 gene encoding TOX high mobility group box family member 3-like isoform X2, which produces MRPENIETPLSAPRDTKHSIYAMNDQTFHTPSFGDEEFDIPLMHGQHATPVPVQNSHNPYTQLHHSAPQVGMMNPAQDGLAPPGGAPSYQQPLYLQEPHTPVTTHSGAGAPAGNYIIQQQPGGQQRLLMMQPTQVMSGPPTPSTPTQLSGPVYGSPQRASPPGTTSDDSDDSVPSHHSQLPGDAESLLPIHYCSASRQQQTTLHQMGVSSIGVKRSSPEPMDNGINRGQMQKKPKVQKKKKKRDPNEPQKPVSAYALFFRDTQAAIKGQNPNASFGEVSKIVASMWDGLDSEHKSVYKQKTEVAKKEYLKALAAYRASLVSKGGEQEPQTMYNHTNSANPNYGNYYQGQTYGNGHSPQGYVPSQAPQGYSPQNYNGGQQQPGYQGPTAPYPPNPQQSPQSYQGSIAHTPQTYQGVPGQSPQGYQVNPAASPQACQSNMGQSPRSYQPAQSPSNYTASSGMSPPGYRQVQSQSPPMGSVHAAMQYHHSQQQMQQTHQQMQAHQVQQYQQQQQQQQQQQQQQQQQQQQQQQQQQQQQQQQQQQQQQQQQHQSQNHIQKNDQHSPNSNGTGMPQQSPDQNENRSTPSCIRQGCTNPAIANSEWEDEYCSNECVVSHCRDVFSSWVASNSNNQIQNFSAVK
- the LOC128683561 gene encoding TOX high mobility group box family member 3-like isoform X4: MSLNRLLGHPLKDETFHTPSFGDEEFDIPLMHGQHATPVPVQNSHNPYTQLHHSAPQVGMMNPAQDGLAPPGGAPSYQQPLYLQEPHTPVTTHSGAGAPAGNYIIQQQPGGQQRLLMMQPTQVMSGPPTPSTPTQLSGPVYGSPQRASPPGTTSDDSDDSVPSHHSQLPGDAESLLPIHYCSASRQQQTTLHQMGVSSIGVKRSSPEPMDNGINRGQMQKKPKVQKKKKKRDPNEPQKPVSAYALFFRDTQAAIKGQNPNASFGEVSKIVASMWDGLDSEHKSVYKQKTEVAKKEYLKALAAYRASLVSKGGEQEPQTMYNHTNSANPNYGNYYQGQTYGNGHSPQGYVPSQAPQGYSPQNYNGGQQQPGYQGPTAPYPPNPQQSPQSYQGSIAHTPQTYQGVPGQSPQGYQVNPAASPQACQSNMGQSPRSYQPAQSPSNYTASSGMSPPGYRQVQSQSPPMGSVHAAMQYHHSQQQMQQTHQQMQAHQVQQYQQQQQQQQQQQQQQQQQQQQQQQQQQQQQQQQQQQQQQQQQHQSQNHIQKNDQHSPNSNGTGMPQQSPDQNENRSTPSCIRQGCTNPAIANSEWEDEYCSNECVVSHCRDVFSSWVASNSNNQIQNFSAVK
- the LOC128683561 gene encoding TOX high mobility group box family member 3-like isoform X6, yielding MMNPAQDGLAPPGGAPSYQQPLYLQEPHTPVTTHSGAGAPAGNYIIQQQPGGQQRLLMMQPTQVMSGPPTPSTPTQLSGPVYGSPQRASPPGTTSDDSDDSVPSHHSQLPGDAESLLPIHYCSASRQQQTTLHQMGVSSIGVKRSSPEPMDNGINRGQMQKKPKVQKKKKKRDPNEPQKPVSAYALFFRDTQAAIKGQNPNASFGEVSKIVASMWDGLDSEHKSVYKQKTEVAKKEYLKALAAYRASLVSKGGEQEPQTMYNHTNSANPNYGNYYQGQTYGNGHSPQGYVPSQAPQGYSPQNYNGGQQQPGYQGPTAPYPPNPQQSPQSYQGSIAHTPQTYQGVPGQSPQGYQVNPAASPQACQSNMGQSPRSYQPAQSPSNYTASSGMSPPGYRQVQSQSPPMGSVHAAMQYHHSQQQMQQTHQQMQAHQVQQYQQQQQQQQQQQQQQQQQQQQQQQQQQQQQQQQQQQQQQQQQHQSQNHIQKNDQHSPNSNGTGMPQQSPDQNENRSTPSCIRQGCTNPAIANSEWEDEYCSNECVVSHCRDVFSSWVASNSNNQIQNFSAVK